From the Glycine max cultivar Williams 82 chromosome 11, Glycine_max_v4.0, whole genome shotgun sequence genome, the window ATGTAACAGTGCTTTGTGATTTTCATCGGTAAAtgttagttattaattattagtattttgttaGCGGGGGAATCGAATCCAGGACATGTCTCTCCCGCTTCTCCTTTGCTAATTgtgattttcatatatattatcaGCAACTATTTGATCTCCTTTGATTTTGCTTGTTGTCATTATCATTGACTCGTCTTGTTGGGGGTTACAACATTGACTTAAAAACCTATACCCCCTTCTATGCTAATGTGAAAGCAGTTTAGATAAAGAGTTCAAAGGAAAAAGGGGTGCCAAAGATTGGGGTTCATTAATATTTACTACCGATTTTACAAGTAACCTTATACAGAATTGTAGATATATCAGAATTACTACTGTTttggtttataataataatttattaactgtgtcaactaacaattaacatgtTCACAACTCCAGAGAGAAAATACACAATATTTTTGTCCAATAATAAAGTAATGAACACAGGTTACTGCTGCACTTGCGAATGCTGGGCTGGAATCTTCTAATCTCATTGTTGGAATTGATTTCACCAAGAGCAATGAGTGGACAGGTGTTTATCTCTTACTAACAATATTTGATGCTTGAATCTTTTGTGATGAGTTATAATGCTAAATATATGTGTTGCTTTGAAAATCAGGGAAGAGGTCATTCAATCGAAAAAGTTTACATGACATTAGAAGTGGTCAAAACCCTTATGAACAAGCAATTTCTATTATCGGAAAGACTTTATCTGCTTTCGATGAAGATAACTTGATTCCCTGTTTTGGATTCGGAGATGGTAATGTCAGATATGAAACTAACTGCCTTTCCAATGAAGTTGTTTAAGTTTCCAGACTGCAACCATGATTTGTCTTTctcctttcttcattttctttcagcGTCTACACATGATCAAGATGTATTCAGTTTCTTTTCAGAAGAGAGGTTCTGCAATGGGTTTGAGGAAGTTCTGACACGATACAGACAAATTATTCCTTCCCTCAAACTCGCAGGTGTTGCATTTACCTATTATTATCTTAGAAGTTTTTTAATTAGGCTCATTAAAACTTACCGCATTCATGTGACAGGACCCACTTCATTTGCCCCTATTATTGAAATGGCTATGACTATTGTTGAGCAAAGTGGTGGCCAATATCATGTCTTGCTAATAATTGCAGATGGACAGGTAATTCTTTAATTCATATTTCATGCTGTTGAGCTGAATACTTTTTACTTTTAAGCACTTTTTATTTGTATCAGTCATCTTCAGTTTCATATCATAAATGAAGAAATTGCAAAGCTGTAGTTGTAACTGGTTTTCCTTAGAAATGCTATTATCTACTGTAGCTCACCAGCTCATAATATCACATGTTACATGTCACCAATTGCAGAAGAAAACTACATCTGCACAATTCTATCAATACCTGGATAAATTACATCAGTTAGTTGTAGATATTCATTGTTTCTTCCCTGTGCTAGGGCTTCAAAAACTGATACTCAGCTTGTTGCACAGGTGACTAGAAGCGTTGACACACAGCATGGCAACTTAAGTCCGCAAGAGCTTAATACAATAAATGCAATAGTAAAAGCCAGGTAATTAGTTAGTTTTCTCTCTAATGGAGTACCATTCTgcattcttaatttcttatattCCTTTACAATTGCAGTGAGTATCCACTGTCAATAGTTTTGGTGGGAGTTGGAGATGGACCATGGGAAATGATGAGGGAATTTGATGATAACATCCCTTCTCGTGTATTTGACAATTTTCAGGTTTGGTATAATTAACTTGGCCTTTTTTACTTGCCATATTTAAATCTTCCTGTTATACTGaatgtgatatttttatttggttgGATGTAGTTTGTGAATTTTACTGAAATAATGAGGAGGAATGTAGATCCAGCCAGAAAAGAGACAGATTTTTCACTTTCAGCTTTGATGGAGATACCTTCTCAATACAAGGCAACCCTAGAGCTTGGCATATTGGGGTGATAACTTAATATCATTTCATTACATTAAAACAGGGAATTTATAGCCTGTTATGTAGGGTTTTTTCTAATGTAATAACCAATAACTGAATTTGAAAATCTCATGTCTTCATTGATATGTGTAGTTCACGGAGGGGACATTCACCAGATAGGGTTGCTCTACCCCCACCTCTTTATAGTAGAACCTCTTCCAGCATCAGCACAAAATCTACAAGGTCAAACAGTTTTCAGCAGAGGACACCTACACATACTAGCTATGATAGCGGTGTTCACACAGAGACATCATCAAGTTCTTTATACGATAATAAGGTATTAAGACCATGCTTTCTAATGTTATAAATGTCTTTCTTATTAAACTAAGACACAGTTTAGCTTTCCACCCTTAATGTCATCATAGTGATTCATGAtcatttgattcatttctttatCACTTGAATAGTGTGGTTtacataattcatatatatgaCTTGGTTGACTGCAGGTTTGCCCCATTTGTCTTACCAATGCAAAGGATATGGCCTTTGGTTGTGGGCATCAGGTAACCAATTAAGTTACATGCCACTAATTATTAACCTTGATTCTTATATTTAAGGTTGTCTCATGTATGAAAAGGGCCAAACATATATTAAGTTTTGTTCCTTCTCCCATGCATTTTCTCTTGTGGCAGACTTGTTGTGAGTGTGGAGAAGACCTCCAATTCTGTCCCATTTGCCGGAGCACAATCCATACTAGAATAAGGCTTTACTAGTTAGCTTTGATGCAGAAGTACTTTCAATGAAAATTTCATCATTTCCAGAATAAGGTTAGTCATAAAAGTTTCATAACCTTTGAATGTTCTATCGATGCTTTAAGTCATAAATTAACGTGATTCATACGCAGGCAGGGGCTGCAAAAGGATGTGCAGATTTGGTCAGGCTCTTTTCAAGATGGTTTCTTGTCCACAAAAACTGCACTCGCAATTTCGAGGCAAAACTTGTATTCCCAGTTACAGTTAGGAAGAAGTGTTCACAGAAAGAATTGGCCTTCCCTGTTGTATATATATGCAGTTCATGTGTCTTGGAAGGCatcatgtttttaaataaactgCTTGTATAAAAATTGTTTGCATTTTTCTAAAGAGCATTTATTGTTTTGGTCAAATCTAGATTGTCTTTCTACAAAGCATGAATCCATGTATTTGATCTTTTTCATGTGGATGGCTGGGGAATAAACTCAGCAACTCACGAAAGTAATGTTGATGCGAAAATTAACGGACAATATTACATGAACatgcataataaattataaatgtgttAGAATATCAATAGTTGGTTTTctcattaataaataataactgagattatttactttaaaagaTCTAAATCTGGAAAATATTATTCTAAATTGACCGACTTTGAATTAGAGTAAGCAAGGTTATGCTTATAAATTTTAGGGGAAGATGCACTAAATTCCCTTAAAAATTCTTTAATTGACACTCACTTCTAGTTTTTAAGTGAACGCACTTACCTCCCTTGTTTGTTTCTCCAAGTGACACACCCCCTAAGTTAATAACACTGTTTGCGCTctgttaaaagaattaaatcacaagcttttattaaaaagagaagaaatgtTCAAATATGAGATGCAAACGTTATTGCATCTTAGTGTTCAAATGTTCAAGGTCAATACTAGTGCTATTTGTACTTATGGACAGGCTTAACCTGGCACTACTTGTGCTATTGTTTAGCTAATTTCAATAAAGTTACTTTGTTtatcgaaaaaaaaaagtgaccgAACGCTTAAATTGGATATACAATCTAGTGGGTCACCAGAGCTCAATGTCTGCTAAGGGATCACGTAACAGATCATACGGCCAACTTCATCAACTTGAATTAAGTTTCCATTGGTACACCACAAATTGAAGAAAGATGATGCAGCAAAATTTGAACAAAATTAGAGAACAAATGCAGGAAAAAGATAACTTAAGCAAGGCAAGTTAACAGAGTTAACATTACGGAAGGGTCTTTGCTTTTTAAAAACTACAATTATGGGAGGTCAAtgcaatttttttcataaatattttataacttaaaattataatttactttaattaaattaaggaTGAGCATGTGTTTACTTACCTTACCGTGACAGAATTATATCCTAGATGGCTTCATACCATATTTTAGTTTGAGGATGGCCAAATCTATGTTCTGTATAAATTCTATAGAGTTCGTGCTCTGCACATTCCTTTTAAAGCCCATTTTGGTTAAATAGCTTGAATAAGTGCTTATTAAATAAGGTCTATAGTGTACAAGTATTTCCATGCGAGTTATTTCTAtaattgaagagaaaatgaagataAACTATTTTCATATAAGTTGTAAGGTTTGTCTCAAGttattaatgaaagaaaaatgatatttgTATAAGTTATACAACAAATTGTACAACCAAGAGAGTTTGATATGTAATAAATGATAGAACagaaagaaatagataaaagaaaatgatgttATATAAATGTTGTATGAATTTCTGTATGTGTATTACATCTCAAAATAAGTCTAAATAAACTGTAAATAATCGTTTCCAATACTCCTCGGAGTAAAATGAAAGCTGCCTCAACTAGTTTGTGTAAACTGTGAGGCTTGTGAAAGAccttaaaatgaaaacaatcgCCGATCTCCCTGAACTTTTTTCTACCCAAAAAAATAagcaataaaattattcaagtttcaataataattattaaaactaGGCTTCGGTATCCATCTGTCTGCCTCTTGAAGTATCTTGGTTGATAACAAATCAGACTGCAGGCTTCTTCCTTCTGGCTCTTGAAGGAACTTCTTATCGTCTATGTAAGTCTGTATCTCCGTAACTGTCCTCGCCAATTCTGGTATATTCTGTGATTTCAGATCAACTAAAAAGTTCTCAGAGACGACGTTCAGCATCTTTAAGAATTGAGATTTATATCTGTTATAGAGAGCAAATCCAGCCATCTGACAAAGTAGAATTTGTTAAACTTAGCAGATCTATATATAAAAAGCACCTCAACATTCTATACTACTTACTTGCAAGAATGCATTAAGCGAAACAGCTGTGTATTGATTTGCTGGGTGTGTATTCAAGAACCTTGCAAGCCATGCCCAACCTTCTTTCAAGCCGTGAAAATTTTGACAGTTTGTAATTTCAGTCTGTTGATACAAACAAGCATGGTCAACTTCTCAATGAAATCAGTGGTTGGCAAAACTGTCAAAGTAAATTTCTCGATTAGATATTCATGACAGACCTGAACCAGTGCACCATACATCTTCATGTATGATTCTAACCGCTTTAAATAATCTTCCGTACTCTCCATCTTTTCATCATCTTCTCGATAGCCAATACTTCTGAAGTATGCCTCTTTTGATTGATAGGCAGACTGACAAAAGCAAAATTAACAATACAGATTCAACCCCaatctataaaattatatttgaagaaCATGTGTTTGATCatttaacagaaaaaataataaccCTCTAGCCATGattaatgttataaaatttgagtCAAAATATTAAAGGCAGTGTAGAATAAGGacaataaagaattaaaaaagatcTTTTATGTATCTATCTCCAACATTGCAAAATTATCCTTTCTGGCCGCATTAACTAATCATtctgaaaatgtattttttacgtCAGAAAAGTAGGATAGCTAATGTTAACATTGTAGCAGTTAAGAGATAACCATGCTGCTTTTCTCATGAAGAAAAATTGAGCTCAGACCTGTTATTTAGGCAAAATGTGATATCAAAAGGACCAATGAATGAATTTTAtgtagaaaaacatttttttttccccttcaaaGTTCAGATTGACTTCAAAGACAattcaaatatacaaaatacATTGCTTCCTTAGCAACACAACCATACCACAATCTCTATAAAACAAGGCTAGGAAACTGCACAAGAATAAATGGCTCAGCAGTGTTTTCAAGTTCTATCAAGCTACCTTCTTGTAAACCAGGTGCTTTGGGACAGTATATATGCAAGCCCTGTGAAGCTCAGCTAGTAAAATATCCATAGCATGTGGGACCTGCTttgcaaattataaataatgaagCCCCagagtaaataaataattattgggAAAAAAAATCTCTATTCATTCTATCTTCCCTGCAGGCTAAGGATTAAACATGATGTACCTGAGATGTAACAAGAACAATGACATAGGCACTTGCAAAGGGCACATTAGCGGGGTTTGCACAGTATGCAACAACCTGTAAAGTATGTTGTCAGTTGTCAACTAACTTCGTTTACTAACAACCATAGCCAAGTAACCTAATTCTACTACTTCTCAGAAGATTTTGTTCCTCATTTCGAACATCTTAAGCCAATTACATGGATTTTAGCTACATTATTTGATCACAACTAAATATGGGGGTTGATCAAGTGACTTACATATagtttttattgacttggaaaAATTTTATGATCAAGTGGCAAAAGAAATATTATGGAAAAGAAAGATGTTCAAGTGGCTTAAATCTGGGCAATACAAGACATGTATGATGGGTAACTACTAGTGTGAGAACTCAAACAAATGAGTCTAAGGACTTCCCTAGTAGGATAAGATTATATCAAGGCTCAACCATAGGGCCTTACTTGTTTAACCTTGGATGTGCTTATTTTGGAACATACAAAAGATTGTCCGTAATTGCATGATTTTCGgggatgatatattttttattgaagaatCAAGGGAAGAAATTAACTTAAACTTGAGACTTTGAAGACACTTTGGAAACAAATAATTTCACTTGCATAGGAGTAAGCATGATTTTCGTGGATGATATAGTTTTGAATGAAGAATCAAGGGAAGCAATTAACTTAAACTTGAGACTTTAAAGACACTTTGGAAACAAATAATATCGCTTGCATAGGAGTAAGACTGGGTATATGCATTACAATTTTAACAAGAGGCAAGAGGAATATAACTTGGAAGTAAAGATGGGAAAAGATGTCATACTAAAGCGGGATGACTAAAATGAAGACAACAAGAGTTATTTGTAATTGCAAAGTACCTACCAAGCTTAAAGGAAAGTTCTATAGTATTACTATGTGTTGGCAATACTCTATGGTAAGGAACATTGGGCTTTAAAGGAATAAGAGAAAAAGGTAGGTGTAGCATAAATGAGAATGTTAAGATGAATGTATGATCACACAAGAGAAGACGGGATACAAAACGATAGTATAAGAGGAGATATTCTTGTAGCACCGATTGAGGAGAAGATGACAGAAAACCATTTAAGGTGGTTTGGACACATACAAAGGTCACTGGAGGCACATGTGAGGAGAGTAGATTGCAtggattttaattttgtgaaaagGGGGAGAGGAAGACCAAGAAGGAGATTGAGGGAAGTTGTTAAGAGAGATCTCATGGTAAATAATATCTCTCAAGATTTGGTCTTTAACCAAGCCAGATAGCATCATGTGATCTGTCACCTAGTAGGATaaggtttttgttgttgtacaCTATTTTGCTTAATgtcaaattttagaaaatgtaAAAGCAACAAAGTTGGCACTTTACATACATTAATTTACCCGTATAATGATCCATAATCATTCTCAAATTTATActgaaaattgttttaaaaaataatattttttaaggatttAAAGCAAAAAAGGTGGGTAATCATAACTTATCAGTAATATTTAACTGTGAattgatggaaaaataaaaaataacatccaCAACAAGTAACTAAACCCAGTTTTGATATTAATCTATTGTTTCTGTTGCTCTCTTTTTTCTAGTAAAAAAAGCAGAATGAAAATGTGACAGAATTGCCAATGATATGAAATTACCTTTTTAGCAAATATCTCAATGCTGATTGATTGAAAAGATTGAGGATGACTCAAAAGTTTAGTGAGTTCACTTGCTTTTGACCTACATAATGTTCAAAACAGTAAAAAGACATGTATTACTAATATCCTATTTAAGGATAGGGATTgcctttatttgaaataaaatcctAGGAAATAATCTATTTCATACAGATATTCTTGTTACTTTTGGGCAGGTTGAAACATTTCTTAAACAGTTTTGCAAAAGAAACAGACAGAACATAAAACTTTgtcccttaaaaaaaattgaagggtACAAGAAACaacgataaattaataaatagaattATGCATtagcaaaattaaaatattcacttCACCTAACATTGTCACTTATGCCCCTTATTTGTCTTATATTCCGGGAAATGCGACCCTCGTGGCGGGTACAATCCTGAACAGATGTTGACACAAACAAGTTACAAAATCAAAAACACAGAATGCTACTGGAAGAGTTAGCAATCAAAGTGAGATGAAGGACAAGCAAATTTCTTGTGCTGCAAAAAAATTCAAGCCTCGGATATGAAGGTGCtcataaaaatcatgaaaaatataCATCAGATTAGCTAGGAtagtattcaattaaaaaatatgataacgTAGTCAACAAAGAAGTTGGTATCACTTCTTGCATGGAGGATACAAAACCCCAAACATCTAATTTCAAGAATACCTCATTATAACTTGATCTTATCATTTGGTTCCCCTCACATAGCTCTTTCAGTTTCTGCAGTCTCCACTGTTCTAAATTCAAAGCATTTGCTGCAGCTCGATATAAATTACCTAAGGATCGTGTAAGGTAGTTGAATTCTCAGATGCTAAAACATGTAAAAACTAAATAGCAATACATAGATGATAGATATAAACATTCAAGCAGGGAATGAACCAGTTGGGGACAAGTTGGAGCACTTGTCTCCCCCCGAACCCCCTCATCCAATCAATCCAACATGTAATTAACAGTAAATgaaaattattctttaattcgtatttagttttattaagtatttttaaacCCTACAATTTTTATACAATATAAACAACAATACAACAATAATTAGGTGAACTTTTTGatttacaaacaacaacaaagctttatcccactaggtgaggtTGGTTACATAAATCACACGACGCCATTCAGCATGGTTAAAAACCAAAGTTTCAGAAATATTATTAATCTTGAGATCTCCCTTGATAATTTCCtcccaaaaaaaaagtagtcATTAAATTGCATGTATACCTATATAGAATATTAATAATGAGATCATGTATAAACTTAGCTCTAGCCTTACTCCTTTTATTCTAAGTTCattcttatttaaataaccaaaaatTGAGTTATACTTGAccatttaatatttaagaaatgtcatcatttcaaatttataaatatataaaaattcagagtttgaaaagtgaaaaatcAATACAGTTTTATGTATATTTAAGATATGTGAGCGCAAGAGTGACTTTATTATAATGTTTGCAACAAAAGGAACATCTATTTTACCTGATCTCTCAACCTTGAGTTCAAAATATATTAGCTTCCATTATAATTGATGATATGTTATTTGTTACGGAAGTTCCACAAGTTCTAAACATACCTTCCAAGACATGTCAAAAGAATGATGATATgaccaggaaaaaaaatgttatggtgtttgaaaacacaaataaatagttttagatattcttaaaatttatgtattctattaagaaaaataaattatcttaaatGACTATATATTTAATGCTTTTGCATGCAAGGGAATACACCAACATGCACATATCAATATGAATCAACACCAATTGCACCAAAGCCTTACAACTTTACAGAGCAGCAGAATGCACCAATGTTTTTACTTTCCACAGCAAAGCATCAAACCAAGAACAAAAGACAGCAAAGATATAAAAACAGGagggaaaataacaaagtgCACAAAAGGGaacttttgtaattaaaaatgtgGTGACTTAAGATAAAATAGAAGATTCAAATGTCTTAAATCACACCAAATTATGCAGGTAGCCAAATCAAACCAATGTTGATAAGACAAGGGAGAAGAATACTAATTTCATTAATATGGAAATGTAGAAAGAAAAGCAAATTTCCAACTAAGTGAGACTGATTGTCAAAAAAGAAGGCAAATCATTCTTTCATATCAGATGTGGAAAAAcaggaaaacaacaaaaactacAGTGGCATtggaaatatatattattataaatgaaaaagaaggtCAATAAAGAAAAGCAATACCAGATTCCTTGGTTTCAGCATTGGATAGGCTTGATGCAGTACCTGTTGGATGGGCAGTAGCTTGTTGGGTCCCTCCAGAAGTAACTCTTTTGGAAGTTTCAGTAGCTTCCTTTTCTGCTCTTCTTTCAGCTTCTACTGCTGCGCTTTTTTCAGCTTCAATTGCTGCCTGTTTCTTGGCCTCCATTGCTGCTTTGCTCTCAGCTTCTCGTTTTGCTT encodes:
- the LOC100820356 gene encoding E3 ubiquitin-protein ligase RGLG5 isoform X2 yields the protein MGGKSSKGSGRRYDFGASSSSRDNSYGGYPPQSPYTSYQTPQHPCASASASAPFYDYAQPKRKLDKKYSRIADNYRSLDEVTAALANAGLESSNLIVGIDFTKSNEWTGKRSFNRKSLHDIRSGQNPYEQAISIIGKTLSAFDEDNLIPCFGFGDASTHDQDVFSFFSEERFCNGFEEVLTRYRQIIPSLKLAGPTSFAPIIEMAMTIVEQSGGQYHVLLIIADGQVTRSVDTQHGNLSPQELNTINAIVKASEYPLSIVLVGVGDGPWEMMREFDDNIPSRVFDNFQFVNFTEIMRRNVDPARKETDFSLSALMEIPSQYKATLELGILGSRRGHSPDRVALPPPLYSRTSSSISTKSTRSNSFQQRTPTHTSYDSGVHTETSSSSLYDNKVCPICLTNAKDMAFGCGHQTCCECGEDLQFCPICRSTIHTRIRLY
- the LOC100820356 gene encoding E3 ubiquitin-protein ligase RGLG5 isoform X1 → MHLELETWTILVAIVCILVFLLKEFVMGGKSSKGSGRRYDFGASSSSRDNSYGGYPPQSPYTSYQTPQHPCASASASAPFYDYAQPKRKLDKKYSRIADNYRSLDEVTAALANAGLESSNLIVGIDFTKSNEWTGKRSFNRKSLHDIRSGQNPYEQAISIIGKTLSAFDEDNLIPCFGFGDASTHDQDVFSFFSEERFCNGFEEVLTRYRQIIPSLKLAGPTSFAPIIEMAMTIVEQSGGQYHVLLIIADGQVTRSVDTQHGNLSPQELNTINAIVKASEYPLSIVLVGVGDGPWEMMREFDDNIPSRVFDNFQFVNFTEIMRRNVDPARKETDFSLSALMEIPSQYKATLELGILGSRRGHSPDRVALPPPLYSRTSSSISTKSTRSNSFQQRTPTHTSYDSGVHTETSSSSLYDNKVCPICLTNAKDMAFGCGHQTCCECGEDLQFCPICRSTIHTRIRLY
- the LOC100802744 gene encoding protein GLE1 isoform X1, with translation MGAVKLNLRCSSQRVDGVAAEPEPDWTFDDLVSELNALETKLATNASSSTQRSSPLDKSISKCGKEIQRGRAFVLRADEFDMEDSESDDDDHVDRALVVTDSGKRFTCDELYLSVSDDDSDIASGFEVRPYLMDELGEVEGALLELTHEHQLRVKDEIRNKISALETALVNETQNSTSSFLRVEKYKETRLDLDKKFDTQYQRRIAEALDNHLTAVQRDRELRSQIEERKIRSDAAYEEAKRKVAFEKQQQEKAKAEAEAKLRAEEAKREAESKAAMEAKKQAAIEAEKSAAVEAERRAEKEATETSKRVTSGGTQQATAHPTGTASSLSNAETKESGNLYRAAANALNLEQWRLQKLKELCEGNQMIRSSYNEDCTRHEGRISRNIRQIRGISDNVRSKASELTKLLSHPQSFQSISIEIFAKKVVAYCANPANVPFASAYVIVLVTSQVPHAMDILLAELHRACIYTVPKHLVYKKSAYQSKEAYFRSIGYREDDEKMESTEDYLKRLESYMKMYGALVQTEITNCQNFHGLKEGWAWLARFLNTHPANQYTAVSLNAFLQMAGFALYNRYKSQFLKMLNVVSENFLVDLKSQNIPELARTVTEIQTYIDDKKFLQEPEGRSLQSDLLSTKILQEADRWIPKPSFNNYY
- the LOC100802744 gene encoding protein GLE1 isoform X2, with the protein product MGAVKLNLRCSSQRVDGVAAEPEPDWTFDDLVSELNALETKLATNASSSTQRSSPLDKSISKCGKEIQRGRAFVLRADEFDMEDSESDDDDHVDRALVVTDSGKRFTCDELYLSVSDDDSDIASGFEVRPYLMDELGEVEGALLELTHEHQLRVKDEIRNKISALETALVNETQNSTSSFLRVEKYKETRLDLDKKFDTQYQRRIAEALDNHLTAVQRDRELRSQIEERKIRSDAAYEEAKRKVAFEKQQQEKAKAEAEAKLRAEEAKREAESKAAMEAKKQAAIEAEKSAAVEAERRAEKEATETSKRVTSGGTQQATAHPTGNLYRAAANALNLEQWRLQKLKELCEGNQMIRSSYNEDCTRHEGRISRNIRQIRGISDNVRSKASELTKLLSHPQSFQSISIEIFAKKVVAYCANPANVPFASAYVIVLVTSQVPHAMDILLAELHRACIYTVPKHLVYKKSAYQSKEAYFRSIGYREDDEKMESTEDYLKRLESYMKMYGALVQTEITNCQNFHGLKEGWAWLARFLNTHPANQYTAVSLNAFLQMAGFALYNRYKSQFLKMLNVVSENFLVDLKSQNIPELARTVTEIQTYIDDKKFLQEPEGRSLQSDLLSTKILQEADRWIPKPSFNNYY